Genomic segment of Apium graveolens cultivar Ventura chromosome 7, ASM990537v1, whole genome shotgun sequence:
tGCATCTGTCAACTGTTACTGACTACTAgcaattttaatcttttcaatgGCCTCCATGCCTATACAATGCTACATTTACACCAATATGGAAGGCAATACATCAATGCAATATTAGGACTTGCCTTGCTTTTCGAGAGAAAAGAATGAAATCAACCTACAGGCCCCTGACATTCTCTGTAAAGCTCAATCTTCTGGACATTAATCTTCAACCCAACAGAGCATATATAGCTTATGTTACCCGGACTCGGGTATGGGTGTCGGACACAGGTTCGTATCCAAGTGTCGGACTCggcaatattctgaaaaatttacATGTTTTTTGCTAGTGTCCCAGTGTCTATACCCATGTCCATGTCGAGTGTCGAGTATCCGACACAGGTACTCGAAGCAAAATGAAGAGTCTGGCTAACTAAGTACATAGCTGCTTTATTTTGCAGAACAGAAATGTGTGTATCATCTGCAGACAAGAAATAAAATGAATTCAAGCTTCTCAATCTCCAAGACTCCGTTTCATAAGGTAATCACCACTAAAAataatttaaaagaaataaaaaaactTATCAAAAGCCATCAACATGCTAGGATAAGGGGTATGGAGGATAGGATCTAGTAAGGGGTATGGAGGATACCTAAAACAAAATTTTACcattttttatcatcaaaatttttaaaaatatatgaaagTGCTTCcgaaaattcaaaaatataaaagtGTATTCATAAAATATGGTCGGTTTTCCTCCGAAATATAATTCCTAGATCCGCCCCTGTTTCTACAGACCTCTCAGCACCACCCTGTTTCTCAAAAAATATCGTCGTAGTACCAAAATATCATGAAAGAGACTTGCAGCGATTAGTTTTTTTTCCGGGGAGCAAAAACAAGTAAAAATGTATAACTTATTGCAACTACATATCAAGTTCTCCCGGGTGTCTTATTTGACAAGACTCGTCACCCAAAATTAGCATCTGACTTAAAAGAGCAGATTTAGGAAGTGTTGGAATCTAACaattatataaacacataattctCTAAAATAGAATCCATAACCATAGTAATCATATCTAATTATCGAAATTAAATCAAAGTCGGTAGCGTACCAGAATCCATGACACGATAATTGTGATGATATCATATATGTATAATGCTTTAATTATTGTCTTCCTCGATAAGTACTCTTTGGGGTTTCCGAATAGCTCTCCCAGATGAGCAGAAGATAAGACCTTATGTACTTATATATTGGGACTATAAACCTTTTTATATACCACCTAATTAAACTTATTGTTTATCCACTAATAGGTTCATACAACAAATTAAAATCTAACTCTGTTTCAtatttgatcaattaatttaaccCAATAAAATAAATAGCTAatataattgatatatatatatatgtgtgtagcCCATAAATTAATTATtgttattaaataataataacaatctcccacttgggTTTCATATGAATCATGAATCAATTATACAAATTTTTAGTGCACAACTTTATGCTATTTATCGTCCTTAGATTTTACCAAAATATTTCGGTCCGTCAACTATATATGCATGAGATTCTGGTGGCATTCAGTGACTAAACTTCCGTGGTCACCACACAAATATATTCAACGACATGAATTAGTGCATGGATAAATGACATGTAAATTACATACAATGTgatctatataatatttattcCAAATAGTCCTTAGTCAATCTCCAGTGAGATTGATTTTAACTTTATCAACTCGATTTTAACCACAATAAGAAAATTGAACAAAAGTAGGTGACATTTAATAAAATTCCATCAACTGTATTCTGTAGAACATAAACAACTCAATGTTTATTACATAAAACACCAAAAAAATACAAACTCCCACTAAACCAAAGTATCACATAAGGTAACACCCATATGAGCAGTATGCTCGTGAAAAACCTTAGGTGTTAGCGCCTTACTGAGCGAATCCGCAATCATGGATTTAGTCTCAATGTGTTCCTTTGAAATCTTCTTCCTTGCCCTTCAGGATCCCTAAGGTCCACTCTGAATCTTTTCCTTTAACAACTAGAAACTTAATATGTATATGTTTTGCATTTGTAGTGCTCCTATTGTTGTTTGAATATTCCACTGCTGATTTATTATCACAAAATATCTTTAATGGTCTTTCAACGCCATCAAGGATACGCAAATCAGTGACAAAGTTTCGCAGCCATAAAGCTTGATTGGATGCCACAAAACATGCTATCTATTCTGCAGCCATTGTGGATGAAGCTATGATCGTCTGTTTGGCAGACCTCCATGAAATCTCTCCACTAGCCTGTAGATAAACATAGCCCAAAGTAGATTTTCTTTCATCTTTGTATCCTCCAAAGTCAGAATCTGAATATTCGATGATTTCTAGATGATCTGATTTCCTGTATGTGAGTATATAatcttttgttttcttcaaatACCGTAAGACTCGTTTCACTGCTTTTCGTTGCTCCATTTTCGGATTACTCAAATATCTTCCCAACATTCCAACAATGAATGATATGCCAGGACGAGTACATACTTGAGCATACATTAGGCTTCCCACTGTCAATGCATATGGTATCCTTTGCATTTCCCTTATCTCAGGTTCATTCTTGGGACACTGTTTGAGACTAAATTTGTCTCCCTTGGACACGGGTCCATTGGTGCACAATCTTTCATGCCATATATTTCCATGATCTTTTCGATATAGCTCTTTTGTGACAATCCATTAATACCTCGAGAGAGATCTCGATGTATCTGAATTCTTAATACAAAAGAGGCGTTACGAAGGTCCTTCATCTCAAATTGACTAGTGAGAAATTTCTTGGTATATCGTGAAAATAGCCTATATCATTAGTAGCAAGTAAGATGTCATCAACGTataaaagaagaaagataaatttGCTCTAACTGAACTTGTGATATACACAATGTTCCACCAAGTTCACTTCGAAACCATATGATGTAATAACATGATGAAATTTGTGATACCATTCACGAGAAGCCTGTCTGAGACCATAGATGTACTTCTTTAATTTTCAAACCATAGTTTGGATTTCCAATTACAAAGTTTTCTGGTTGCACCATATGAATTATCTCGCCAATGTTTCCCATTGAGAAACGCCGTCTTTACGTCCATCTGATGTAGCTCTAGATCATAATGAGCCACAAGTTCCATAAAAATTCTAAATGAGTCTTTCATGGAAACCGAAGAGAAAGTCTCATTGTAGTCGATACCTTTCTTTTGAGTGAATCCTTTAGTGACTAGACGAGCCTTATATCTTTCGATGTTACCACTCGAATCCCTTTTGGTTTTAAATACCCATTGTCTTTCATAGATTGTATCTCTTCATTCATGGAATCAATCCACTTTTGAGAGTTAGGGCTCTACATGGCGTATTGAATATTTACAGGATCATCTTCCTCAATGCCAATTCCATCTTCATATTCTTGTAGCAAAATAACATAATCATCTGGAATTGCACTCTTTCGCTCTCTAGTGGATCTCCTTAGTGGCACTTCTTGTAATTCACGAAGTTGTTGAGTTTGCTCAATTGGTTTCTCATGGAAAATTTCAGTGTTGTCTTGAACCAGAGGACCTTGAATAATAATAGGTACCATAATATGATCATTGCTCTCGAAAGAGTCATAAATAAGATCATGATTATCTTCTTCAAAGACAATACTTTTACCTatatcttctctcccaaaatcAACATCCTCAAAAAATCTTGCGTTATCAGTCTCAAAGAAGGATCTAGTAGCGGGATCATAAAACTTAAATCCGCGAGTATGTTCCGGATACCCAACAAAATAGCAAATGACCGTCCTAATGTCCAGTTTCTTTTCATTTGGCCTATATGGTCTTGCCTCAGCTGGACAACCCCAAACATGTAGATGCTTAATACTAAGTATTTTCTTAGTCCAAAGTTTGTAAGGGGTTTCAGCCACTATTTTAGTTGGAACCCATTTAAGAATATAAATTACAGTCTTTAGTGCATCTCCCCAAAGTGACTCAGGAAAGAAAGAATGACTTATCATACATCTCACCATATCTTTAAgagtacgatttctcctctcaacaacaccattcaTATTTGGTTTTCCTAGCATAGTGTACTGAGGGACAATTTCACACTCCTTTAGGACGTTGGCAAAGGGTCATGGACGTTGCTCACCTGATCCATCATATCTACCGTAGAATTCACCACCATGATCAAATATGACATCTTTAATACTACTGTTTAGCTGAAGTTCAACTTCAGCTTTATATTCTTTAAATACATCCAGAGCTTGTGACTTCTCATGTATCAAGTATAGGTAACCATACATAGAGTAATCATCTATGAACGTGATAAAATACCATTGACCATTCTAAAAGGCCGTAGGGAATGGTCAACATATATCGGTATGAATCAGTTCCAAGATACTTGTAGCTCATTTAACACCTTATTTTCTTGAGTTTGTTTGTTTCCCCTTTATGCATTCAACACCGACTTGAAAGTCACCAATATTTAAGGGATCAAGAATTCTATCATTCACAAGCCTCTGAATTCTACTTAATCGCTTGTGCCACAACATTGCAGAATTCTCAGTTAACTTACGCTTTGTACCTCTTGCACTTGAGTGCAAAATTTCATTATTAAAAGCATATAAAGATTATCAATCAAAGAATCGGTGGAAACCACATTTGAATTTGAAGAGAAACACGCTTTATTATTTCCAAAAGAACAAGTGTAGCCATATTTGTCCAAACAGGAAATAAAAATAAAGTTTCCGTCTAAAAGACGGTGCAACAAATGTCtcaaataaatccaaataaacacCAGTTTTAATAAAAATCTAAATGTTCCAACAACTTCAATTAAAACTTATTACCGTCGCCTACATAGATGAATCTTCGACATCAATTGGCGGTTGGCTCCACAGGCAACCCTGCATAGATACACTTATGTGAGTAGTAGCACCATAATCTACCCACCAAGTATCCTTAGGTACAGAAGCCAAATTAACTTCAAAATAAACAAAGACAGAATTCTTACCCTTCTTCACACGCCAAGCAGCATACTTGGAACACTCCTTCTTCATGTGTCCAACCTTCTTACAAAAGTAGCAGGTTGTTCCCTTATCCTGTTTC
This window contains:
- the LOC141673125 gene encoding secreted RxLR effector protein 161-like translates to MQRIPYALTVGSLMYAQVCTRPGISFIVGMLGRYLSNPKMEQRKAVKRVLRYLKKTKDYILTYRKSDHLEIIEYSDSDFGGYKDERKSTLGYVYLQASGEISWRSAKQTIIASSTMAAE